The Pelmatolapia mariae isolate MD_Pm_ZW linkage group LG10_11, Pm_UMD_F_2, whole genome shotgun sequence genome includes a region encoding these proteins:
- the si:ch211-284e13.4 gene encoding insulin receptor substrate 1-B, which translates to MENQAAEPQNYEDVQKSGYLRKHKSMHRRFFVLRAASEHGPARLEYYENEKKFRSKSPVPKKVLNLETCFNINKRADSKNKHMIVLYTRSESFAIAADSEEVQNEWYQAMLDLQGNCKTPEDYGSSGECSSPSPVPTFKEVWQVKVWPKGLGHARNLVGIYRLCLTDKTVNFVKLNSDVASVVLQLMNVRRCGHSENFFFIEVGRSAITGPGEFWMQVDDSVVAQNMHETLLEAMKALSEEFRQRSKSQSVGTSCGGGTASNPISVPSRRHHPNLPPSQVGFSRRARTETPGTGGSSTSTSPTSRHGFPRARTASIGARSEESGASAKGTWASSSPSLNGSCSTTPTLRPKPTRAPTPAKITLSLARYTPNPAPSPAPSLSSSSGHGSECGLVGAAVGGMTICSYPRVSQRVSVSGSPSDYGSSDEYGSSPGEHSLLLPSLSGHHVHGEGSSSYIVMGQRESLLGSHHRSKGRRILRRSSSRESEAERRLLSKRASLPLASHERLTPHRKDEDDEDDEEYAIMSQSANTQRADLHHDSGRLRVGGGQLDVVGENRKRSDKSGGEVDRGAAVDSGYMSMLPGVTSPPVSLSLSIGISDSGAKPGADDEYMAMTPNNSVSPPQHIRQPSSEGYMVMSPNSSSSTDLHGLGMWDSRGNMESRAASDYMNISPVSSRSACSTPPSHPEQHQLQPKMFNSYFSLPRAYQHTLYTRFEDDLNKGEGKKDGSGHDSAGRGGGVGYSKRNKIAMGAAGSCQLSMSSSSFSSSSASSESLEDKSISAGRGLSLLRTGAEYKSAGTSTKDGRHHQKRASSSKSPKQQRRGRPLSVSSDITKANTLPRVKENLPPSVSQNVGEYVSIVFKEDSKYGEGRCAGSERPVIHGTLRPVNQPLLCHDNPANLPRSFSAPLSTSAEYVSMDLGKSSTPVTHVRSTFSTQQGPPAVAPKARHEHGTPSTLAAEGNVGYRTKIKTAAALTEVLPPFTDSKASDPSTSARPAIHSGQPLPVEQETGLGFSPVKSFQSPERSSRLVRSDQQGRLSHCPETFNSPPSLPRHASSSTSLFPEGSQAASHRHDLDCSLWESGQAASMSATPPPQASTSSGEQGLNYIDLDLAIKESPQAGVEHTSSAYNMGGSAMGSSAGSSLNTYASIDFYKSEELRAHQNSRKDGQDC; encoded by the exons ATGGAGAACCAAGCAGCCGAGCCGCAGAACTATGAAGATGTACAGAAAAGCGGGTATCTCCGCAAGCATAAATCAATGCACCGGCGATTTTTCGTGCTGAGGGCGGCCTCAGAGCATGGTCCCGCTCGACTTGAGTACTACGAGAACGAGAAGAAATTCCGCAGTAAATCACCTGTGCCCAAAAAAGTCCTGAACCTGGAGACTTGCTTCAACATCAACAAGCGGGCAGATTCCAAGAACAAGCACATGATAGTGCTTTATACCCGCAGCGAGAGCTTTGCCATCGCTGCAGACAGCGAGGAGGTCCAAAATGAGTGGTACCAAGCAATGCTGGACCTCCAGGGCAACT gTAAAACCCCTGAAGACTATGGAAGCAGTGGAGAGTGTAGCTCTCCATCTCCTGTTCCAACCTTCAAGGAAGTGTGGCAGGTCAAGGTTTGGCCTAAAGGTCTTGGACATGCCAGGAATTTAGTAGGCATCTACCGGCTGTGCCTAACTGACAAGACAGTCAACTTTGTCAAGCTCAACTCTGATGTGGCCTCTGTAGTGTTGCAGCTGATGAATGTCCGAAGATGTGGTCATTCAGAGAATTTTTTCTTCATTGAGGTGGGGCGCTCAGCTATTACTGGCCCCGGAGAGTTCTGGATGCAGGTGGATGACTCCGTGGTGGCTCAGAACATGCACGAGACCCTGCTGGAGGCCATGAAGGCCCTTAGTGAGGAGTTCCGTCAACGCAGTAAATCTCAGTCTGTGGGGACATCATGTGGAGGTGGTACTGCTTCAAATCCCATCAGTGTCCCGAGCCGTCGTCATCACCCAAATCTGCCACCGAGCCAGGTGGGCTTCTCGAGACGGGCACGCACGGAGACCCCCGGAACAGGAGGCAGCAGCACGAGCACATCACCTACATCGCGCCACGGGTTTCCAAGGGCGCGAACAGCCAGCATCGGAGCCAGGTCGGAGGAGAGTGGAGCAAGTGCTAAAGGGACGTGGGCCAGCTCCAGCCCAAGTCTCAATGGATCCTGCTCAACTACCCCAACTCTGAGACCCAAGCCCACCCGGGCCCCAACCCCTGCTAAGATTACCCTCAGCCTTGCACGTTACACACCTAACCCTGCTCCTTCTCCTGCGCCGAGTCTGTCCTCCAGCTCTGGTCATGGCTCAGAGTGTGGACTAGTGGGGGCAGCGGTGGGAGGCATGACGATCTGCTCCTACCCTCGTGTATCACAAAGAGTTTCTGTTTCAGGTTCACCGAGCGACTATGGATCCTCAGATGAGTACGGCTCCAGTCCCGGCGAGCACTCTCTGCTCCTACCAAGCCTGTCAGGACATCACGTACATGGAGAAGGCTCCTCCAGCTATATCGTCATGGGACAGCGAGAGAGTCTGCTTGGTTCCCATCATCGCTCTAAAGGCAGACGGATACTGCGGCGTTCATCCAGTCGTGAATCAGAGGCAGAACGCAGACTGCTCAGTAAGAGGGCTTCCCTGCCTTTGGCGTCCCACGAGCGGCTGACTCCACATAGaaaagatgaagatgatgagGACGATGAAGAATACGCCATCATGTCGCAGAGCGCTAACACACAGCGAGCTGATTTGCACCATGATTCAGGCAGACTGAGAGTTGGGGGTGGGCAACTTGATGTAGTAGGGGAGAATAGGAAGAGGTCTGACAAAAGCGGGGGAGAAGTGGACAGAGGAGCAGCTGTGGATAGTGGCTATATGTCAATGTTGCCTGGAGTGACATCTCCTCCTGTTTCACTTTCTCTCTCAATAGGTATTTCTGACTCCGGTGCTAAACCCGGGGCAGATGACGAATACATGGCCATGACCCCCAACAACAGCGTGTCCCCCCCTCAGCATATCCGCCAGCCCAGTTCAGAGGGCTACATGGTCATGTCTCCCAATAGCAGCAGCTCTACAGACCTGCATGGACTAGGCATGTGGGATAGCAGGGGCAACATGGAGAGCCGGGCTGCCAGTGACTACATGAACATCTCACCTGTCAGCAGCCGCTCTGCTTGCAGCACACCGCCTTCCCATCCTGAACAGCACCAACTTCAACCAAAAATGTTCAACTCCTACTTCTCACTGCCACGAGCTTATCAACACACTCTCTATACTCGCTTTGAGGACGACTTGAACaaaggagaaggaaaaaaagatggcAGTGGGCACGATAGTGCTGGACGGGGAGGAGGAGTTGGATATAGCAAGAGAAACAAAATTGCAATGGGCGCTGCTGGAAGCTGCCAACTTTCCAtgtcttcctcttctttctcctctAGCTCTGCCAGCAGTGAAAGCCTCGAAGACAAGTCCATATCAGCGGGGAGAGGGTTAAGTTTATTAAGAACCGGAGCAGAATATAAGAGTGCAGGAACAAGCACGAAAGATGGGCGTCACCACCAAAAACGTGCATCGAGCAGTAAGAGTCCAAAGCAGCAAAGGCGGGGTCGTCCCCTCAGCGTGTCTTCAGATATTACTAAAGCAAACACGCTGCCCAGGGTTAAAGAGAATCTGCCGCCATCAGTGTCTCAGAATGTTGGTGAGTATGTCAGTATTGTCTTCAAGGAAGACAGTAAATATGGCGAAGGACGATGTGCAGGTTCCGAACGTCCTGTGATCCATGGAACGCTCCGACCCGTGAATCAACCGCTCCTCTGCCATGATAATCCTGCTAACCTTCCCCGCAGCTTCTCTGCACCATTGTCCACCTCTGCTGAGTACGTCAGCATGGATTTAGGGAAATCCTCAACACCAGTGACTCATGTTAGATCCACATTCAGCACCCAACAGGGCCCACCAGCTGTTGCCCCCAAGGCCCGACACGAGCACGGCACGCCCTCTACTCTGGCCGCAGAGGGCAACGTGGGCTacagaacaaaaataaagacagcagCAGCGCTGACAGAAGTCCTGCCTCCATTTACGGACAGCAAAGCCTCAGATCCCAGCACTTCAGCACGACCTGCCATCCACTCTGGTCAACCCTTACCTGTGGAGCAGGAGACAGGTTTGggcttttccccagtcaagtcctTCCAGTCTCCGGAGCGGAGCAGCAGACTGGTCCGAAGTGACCAGCAGGGACGCCTAAGCCACTGCCCAGAGACATTTAATTCACCCCCCTCACTACCACGCCACGCATCCTCTTCTACCTCCCTCTTCCCAGAGGGCAGCCAGGCAGCGAGCCATCGGCATGATTTGGACTGCTCACTGTGGGAGAGCGGGCAGGCTGCTAGTATGTCTGCCACACCTCCACCTCAAGCCTCCACCTCATCTGGAGAACAAGGCCTTAATTATATTGACCTTGACTTGGCCATTAAGGAGAGCCCTCAAGCTGGAGTGGAGCACACCTCTTCTGCCTACAACATGGGAGGAAGCGCTATGGGTAGCAGTGCTGGCTCCAGCCTCAACACTTACGCCAGTATTGATTTCTATAAATCAGAAGAATTGAGAGCACACCAGAACAGTAGAAAAGATGGTCAAG ACTGTTGA